ATAATTGCTTGTGCAAAGATAATAGGCATTACACCTGCTGCATTTAATTTCAAAGGAATATAATCTCTTGAACCTGCAACGTTTTGAATATTACCAACAACTGTTCTTCTAGCATACTGTACCGCTATCTTTCTTACAGCAGTAACTAATAGCACAGTTAATAAAATTACCACGAACCAAACAATGATTTCAATTAAAACCATCATAATACCACCTGCACCTGCATTTGTTGTTTTAGCAACAAACTCTTGTAAAAATGCCGCTGGAAACTTAGCTAAAATACCTACAGTAATTAATAATGAAATACCATTACCAACTCCTTTGTCTGTAATACGCTCTCCCAACCACATCGCAAAAATTGTTCCTGCAGTTAAAATGATAATAGATGATACCCAAAAAGTAGGTCCAGTAACTAAAAAAGCTTCAGGTCCTAAACCAAATTGAGTTTTAATAGCCGTAATATACGTTGGTGCTTGCACCAAAGTAATACCGATAGTTAACCATCTAGTTATTTGTGTAATTTTTTTACGTCCACTTTCTCCATCTTTTTGTAGTTTTTGTAAATATGGAACCGCAATTCCCATTAACTGAACTACAATAGATGCAGAAATATAAGGCATAATACCAAGTGCCATAACAGAGGCTCTTGCAAATGCTCCTCCTGTAAATGCATTTAATAAACCTAAAAGACCTCCAGAAGTACTTTCTTTTAAAGCTGATAATTGTAATGGATCTATTCCAGGTAATGGAACTGAAGCCATAAAACGATATACAGCAATTAAACCGATAGTAAGTAGAATTTTGTTTTTCAATTCTTCAATACTGAAAATGTCTTTTAATCTATTTATCAATTTCATCATTTACGGGATGTTATAAAGTAACAGCTTCTCCTCCAGCAGCTTCTATAGCCGCTTTTGCTGTTGCTGTAAATTTATGTACAGTTATATTTAATTTAGCCTTTAACTCACCACCACCTAATATTTTTATTAAGTCGTTTTTTCTTGCCAATCTATTAGCAATTAAAGTATCTAAATCAACTGTATCTGTTATCTTACCACTATCAACTAAAGATTGTAATTTATCTAAGTTGATACCTTGATATTCAATACGATTAATATTCGTGAAACCAAATTTAGGTACACGTCTTTGAAGTGGCATTTGCCCTCCTTCAAAACCAATCTTTTTAGAATAACCTGAACGAGATTTCTGACCATTGTGACCTCTTGTAGCGGTACCACCTTTACCAGATCCTTCACCCCTTGCAATTCTTTTTCCTTTTTTAATGGAACCTTCTGCTGGTGTTAAATTATGTAAACTCATTTTTTCTAAATATCTTATTTAATTTCTTCGAAAGAAACTAAGTGTTTAACTGTATTTACCATACCAACTATAGAAGGAGTTGCCTCATGCTCTACAGTTTGGTGCATTTTACGTAAACCTAATGCCTCTAAAGTTCTCTTTTGACTCTGAAGACGTCCGATTTGACTTTTTACTTGTGTAACTTTAATTCTTGCCATCGTTCTTAGATTTATCCGTTAAAAACTTTCTCTAAAGAAATTCCTCTTTGTTTAGCAATAGATGCTGCACTACGTAATTGTAACAAAGCATCAAAAGTTGCTTTTACTACGTTATGAGGATTTGAAGATCCTTGAGATTTTGATAATACATCATGTATACCTACTGATTCTAATACGTGCCTTACAGCACCACCAGCAATAACTCCT
The nucleotide sequence above comes from Polaribacter butkevichii. Encoded proteins:
- the rplO gene encoding 50S ribosomal protein L15; its protein translation is MSLHNLTPAEGSIKKGKRIARGEGSGKGGTATRGHNGQKSRSGYSKKIGFEGGQMPLQRRVPKFGFTNINRIEYQGINLDKLQSLVDSGKITDTVDLDTLIANRLARKNDLIKILGGGELKAKLNITVHKFTATAKAAIEAAGGEAVTL
- the secY gene encoding preprotein translocase subunit SecY yields the protein MKLINRLKDIFSIEELKNKILLTIGLIAVYRFMASVPLPGIDPLQLSALKESTSGGLLGLLNAFTGGAFARASVMALGIMPYISASIVVQLMGIAVPYLQKLQKDGESGRKKITQITRWLTIGITLVQAPTYITAIKTQFGLGPEAFLVTGPTFWVSSIIILTAGTIFAMWLGERITDKGVGNGISLLITVGILAKFPAAFLQEFVAKTTNAGAGGIMMVLIEIIVWFVVILLTVLLVTAVRKIAVQYARRTVVGNIQNVAGSRDYIPLKLNAAGVMPIIFAQAIMFLPVALAQRFPAISSLQDMNGLGYNVIFALLIIIFSYFYTAITIPTNKMADDLKRSGGFIPGIRPGKDTADRLDSVLSRITFPGSLFLAGLSILPAIVVQFGVQHSWAMFYGGTSLIIMVGVAIDTLQQINSYLLNRHYDGLMKAGNSNRKSNK
- the rpmD gene encoding 50S ribosomal protein L30, which codes for MARIKVTQVKSQIGRLQSQKRTLEALGLRKMHQTVEHEATPSIVGMVNTVKHLVSFEEIK